One Rubritalea squalenifaciens DSM 18772 genomic region harbors:
- a CDS encoding PEP-CTERM sorting domain-containing protein (PEP-CTERM proteins occur, often in large numbers, in the proteomes of bacteria that also encode an exosortase, a predicted intramembrane cysteine proteinase. The presence of a PEP-CTERM domain at a protein's C-terminus predicts cleavage within the sorting domain, followed by covalent anchoring to some some component of the (usually Gram-negative) cell surface. Many PEP-CTERM proteins exhibit an unusual sequence composition that includes large numbers of potential glycosylation sites. Expression of one such protein has been shown restore the ability of a bacterium to form floc, a type of biofilm.) encodes MCVKSTVMGVATSVFLANSAYSSTVVANAFSHSGGPAGPVTAGSLIALGDSETGTLGDGWSTTVTLGAGVIYNLSASMPGDGSFQISGTGVTGALGSVSSTRIFNETLNTGQTYELTIGVSQASAVGLLQDVEIEIGYHDNVNGFTSVDLNTNHAGLLGVVDVLGLFGSSDTASFQFTVNEDFAGNDLYVKIDTGTTAGLLGESVVFDNLSLTAVPEPSSLSLSALGCTMLLLRRRRK; translated from the coding sequence ATGTGTGTAAAATCGACAGTTATGGGGGTCGCTACTAGTGTATTCCTAGCGAATTCAGCTTATTCATCCACAGTGGTCGCCAATGCGTTTAGTCATAGTGGAGGTCCTGCAGGGCCGGTGACTGCGGGTTCTCTTATCGCCTTAGGTGATAGCGAAACAGGTACCTTGGGTGATGGCTGGAGTACTACTGTGACTCTTGGAGCTGGAGTCATCTACAATCTCTCTGCAAGTATGCCTGGCGATGGCAGTTTCCAAATATCTGGTACAGGTGTGACTGGTGCACTAGGGTCAGTATCCTCTACGAGAATTTTTAACGAAACTCTGAATACAGGCCAGACGTATGAGCTGACTATTGGTGTGTCTCAGGCATCTGCTGTAGGCCTTCTTCAGGATGTGGAGATTGAGATCGGCTACCATGATAATGTGAATGGCTTTACATCTGTGGATCTCAATACTAACCATGCTGGCCTCCTAGGTGTGGTAGACGTATTGGGCCTGTTTGGCTCGTCCGATACAGCTAGCTTTCAATTCACTGTTAATGAAGATTTTGCAGGGAATGATCTCTATGTGAAAATAGACACAGGAACTACTGCTGGTCTGTTAGGGGAGAGTGTTGTTTTCGATAATCTGTCACTGACAGCTGTTCCTGAGCCATCATCATTGAGCTTATCAGCTCTAGGGTGTACGATGCTATTATTGCGTCGTCGTAGAAAATAG
- a CDS encoding DUF3299 domain-containing protein, which yields MKCYKWRLILFFILSGLVLPLTYCQAEVRDIGWKELLPSNQVEFDDPFAKLNDSQLWDLGLIARYRMLRERDTSGLTAARTQEEKKLIAELEAQGIDVDWILSQRERVARERKKRAERADANIDGTRIRIPGYALPLKVQGGRIVEFLLVPWIGACVHSPPPPPNQMIHVTVPEGIPDRGLFAPVWVEGIIKLKPRQYQLFLVDGSSVVNVAYLMKQVIVSEYSSKDSNILAQIPVPVSSPAHGWFKNLQAKVSLLFTKTMTTIRDRESTGPLWWGVFISFVYGLVHTLGPGHGKAVVISYFVGEGGSFSRGLLMGTKIAIFHVLSAIILVWVTDFTVRRTTGQSPSDYQTVRLVSYAMIAVIGGWMLWKALRVARHSHVAHGHYDGCCACAATKKEHWSLNGWLALAVGGVPCTGALLVLLFGMANDLLGPAVLLVLAISAGMAVAMSGIGVLALWGRRILGRRARSEHHKRKSFENRIRVVGALAVLLIGLCLFAITLGSRVELPLHVSETATENMKE from the coding sequence ATGAAATGTTACAAATGGAGGTTGATCCTGTTCTTTATTCTCTCAGGTCTAGTTTTGCCTCTCACCTATTGCCAAGCAGAAGTGCGTGACATTGGGTGGAAAGAACTTCTACCCAGTAATCAAGTTGAGTTTGATGACCCGTTCGCCAAACTCAACGACTCACAGCTATGGGACCTTGGATTGATTGCTCGTTACCGGATGCTCCGGGAGCGTGACACCTCTGGCTTAACAGCAGCGAGGACCCAGGAAGAAAAGAAACTCATCGCAGAACTAGAAGCTCAGGGAATTGATGTTGACTGGATTCTTTCACAGCGGGAGCGGGTAGCGCGGGAACGGAAGAAGCGTGCCGAACGGGCTGATGCCAACATTGATGGTACCAGAATTCGGATCCCAGGATATGCCCTGCCACTTAAAGTCCAGGGAGGCAGGATCGTTGAATTTCTGCTTGTTCCTTGGATTGGAGCTTGTGTTCATAGTCCGCCTCCTCCGCCGAACCAGATGATTCATGTTACCGTCCCCGAAGGTATTCCTGACCGAGGGCTTTTTGCTCCTGTCTGGGTGGAAGGGATAATCAAACTGAAACCCAGACAATATCAACTGTTCCTAGTCGATGGCAGCAGTGTGGTAAATGTGGCGTACTTGATGAAGCAGGTAATAGTTTCCGAATACTCTTCAAAGGATTCGAATATTCTGGCGCAGATCCCGGTGCCGGTGAGTAGCCCTGCTCATGGTTGGTTCAAGAACCTCCAAGCCAAGGTGTCGCTTTTGTTTACTAAGACGATGACTACGATCCGTGATCGTGAATCAACCGGTCCACTATGGTGGGGGGTATTCATTTCTTTTGTTTACGGTTTAGTCCATACCCTAGGGCCCGGGCATGGAAAGGCGGTTGTGATCTCTTACTTTGTAGGTGAAGGGGGGAGCTTCAGTCGCGGATTGTTAATGGGAACCAAGATTGCCATCTTTCACGTACTTTCTGCGATTATTCTCGTCTGGGTGACTGATTTCACTGTGCGGCGAACTACAGGCCAATCTCCTTCCGACTACCAGACCGTGAGATTGGTAAGCTACGCTATGATAGCCGTGATCGGCGGATGGATGCTGTGGAAAGCACTTCGAGTGGCTAGACATTCACATGTAGCTCATGGTCACTATGATGGTTGCTGTGCCTGTGCTGCTACCAAAAAAGAGCACTGGAGTTTGAATGGCTGGCTCGCTTTGGCTGTTGGTGGGGTTCCATGTACAGGTGCATTGCTGGTCTTGCTCTTTGGAATGGCAAATGACTTGCTCGGTCCAGCGGTTTTACTGGTTTTAGCTATTTCAGCAGGTATGGCTGTGGCTATGAGCGGTATAGGAGTATTGGCTTTGTGGGGAAGGCGAATACTGGGGCGTCGAGCTAGAAGCGAACACCATAAACGTAAGAGCTTTGAAAATCGAATACGGGTTGTGGGTGCGTTAGCGGTTCTTCTAATCGGCTTATGCTTGTTCGCGATCACTCTAGGCTCCAGAGTTGAGCTGCCTCTCCATGTGTCAGAGACAGCAACTGAGAATATGAAAGAATGA
- a CDS encoding sensor histidine kinase — protein sequence MKRTSIVWVLASACVAVVLAAIGVITASVLDRKQQDLQQGAEAYREERIRLAMWRLDTLAAAIVGEEDKRPAEEFDLPPILAPVDDKLQTLNPLYAGAPEHSNLYWVVNSNSSSVTTPQVYPDQVIMGNGVDPAFNAINEQNYERVSAILSNRLDMAIKGDLPFCDTNKDLSCQAVHLVLPKQVEQKSQLVKGAKEDFSLQNVKGKEKGEEVVKMVNKAEVQQKLSEVDTRKRRSALNRVSENYAWGPQANLSTQLNTNDQVTEVTQFRPIWLDGELMLVRKVVRQSGESVQGVWLNSKKIKQLLLDEVADLFPQASLIPVAQDLRAILSGEEIVQDPQTMLKLPYRLSPGERAEVSLSLIDLLKGPIGLAWAGTLLAIVAGFFMLRSVVQMSERRASFVSAVTHELRTPLTTFSLYTDMLSSGMVKDEEKKESYLETLRRESERLTHLVENVLAYSRIERGSARARIEEVGISSLMERMLGRLRERAGDEQMEVLLSVDPVSSKELVKLDITAVEQIVFNLVDNAVKYASGEDCGSEIRIHAVKSGENFRISVTDQGKGIPAKERKRLFNAFHKSAEEAAVTKPGVGLGLALCRRLAQAMGGNLLLEKGREGEGATFVLTLPQKK from the coding sequence TTGAAAAGAACTTCCATCGTTTGGGTCTTGGCCTCTGCCTGTGTGGCCGTGGTGCTGGCTGCTATAGGGGTGATCACAGCCAGTGTGCTAGACCGTAAGCAGCAGGATCTCCAGCAGGGGGCGGAAGCCTATCGCGAGGAGAGGATCCGTCTGGCCATGTGGCGCCTGGATACCCTTGCAGCGGCCATTGTAGGTGAGGAGGACAAGCGGCCTGCCGAGGAATTCGATCTACCTCCCATCCTGGCCCCAGTGGATGACAAATTGCAAACACTCAACCCTCTCTATGCCGGAGCGCCGGAGCACTCGAACCTCTACTGGGTGGTAAATAGCAACTCATCTTCGGTGACGACTCCCCAGGTCTATCCGGATCAGGTGATCATGGGCAATGGGGTAGATCCCGCTTTCAATGCCATCAATGAGCAAAATTACGAACGGGTTTCAGCTATCCTCTCCAACAGGCTGGATATGGCGATCAAAGGCGATTTGCCATTCTGCGATACCAACAAAGACCTTAGCTGCCAAGCCGTGCATCTGGTACTACCCAAGCAGGTTGAGCAGAAGAGTCAGCTGGTGAAGGGGGCAAAAGAGGATTTCAGCCTTCAGAATGTCAAAGGCAAGGAGAAGGGGGAGGAAGTGGTTAAAATGGTTAATAAGGCAGAGGTGCAGCAAAAGCTCAGTGAGGTAGATACCCGGAAGCGCCGCAGTGCTCTCAACCGCGTGTCGGAGAATTATGCGTGGGGGCCACAGGCGAATTTGTCGACGCAGTTGAACACAAACGACCAAGTGACCGAGGTGACCCAGTTCCGGCCGATTTGGTTGGACGGAGAACTCATGCTGGTGCGCAAGGTAGTCCGGCAGAGCGGCGAGAGCGTGCAGGGGGTCTGGCTCAATTCCAAGAAGATCAAGCAACTACTGCTCGATGAAGTGGCTGATTTGTTTCCGCAGGCTAGTCTGATACCCGTCGCTCAGGATTTGAGGGCTATCTTGTCTGGCGAAGAAATCGTCCAGGATCCCCAGACCATGCTCAAGTTACCTTATCGACTGAGTCCTGGAGAGAGAGCTGAGGTCTCACTGAGTCTGATCGACCTCTTGAAGGGGCCTATTGGACTGGCCTGGGCCGGGACCTTACTCGCTATTGTGGCGGGCTTTTTCATGCTCAGAAGTGTGGTGCAGATGAGTGAGCGCCGTGCCTCCTTTGTCTCTGCAGTAACACATGAGCTACGTACCCCTCTGACCACTTTCAGTCTCTACACGGACATGCTCTCCAGTGGCATGGTGAAGGATGAGGAGAAGAAGGAAAGCTATCTGGAGACCTTGAGGCGGGAGAGCGAGCGTCTGACCCATCTGGTGGAGAATGTACTGGCCTACAGCCGCATCGAGCGTGGTAGTGCTCGCGCCAGGATAGAGGAAGTCGGTATCTCCAGCCTCATGGAGCGTATGCTCGGCAGATTACGTGAGAGGGCCGGCGATGAGCAGATGGAAGTTTTGCTCAGCGTAGACCCGGTGAGCAGCAAAGAACTGGTGAAGCTGGATATCACGGCGGTGGAGCAGATCGTCTTTAACCTCGTGGACAATGCGGTCAAATACGCCAGTGGTGAGGACTGCGGCAGCGAGATCCGCATTCATGCGGTGAAAAGTGGAGAGAATTTCCGTATCAGTGTCACTGATCAGGGCAAAGGAATCCCGGCCAAGGAGCGGAAAAGGCTCTTCAATGCCTTTCACAAGTCGGCCGAAGAGGCTGCGGTCACCAAACCTGGGGTCGGATTGGGCTTGGCGCTGTGTAGGCGCCTGGCGCAGGCAATGGGGGGTAACTTATTGCTGGAGAAAGGTCGTGAGGGGGAAGGGGCTACCTTCGTTCTCACCCTCCCGCAAAAAAAATAA
- a CDS encoding integrase core domain-containing protein, with amino-acid sequence MSSPCISEHNSFLERFHRSILDEQLRIKDREKWYDEITEMQKDLDIYLAHYNTKRPHQGRNMNGRTPFAASREGIRKSPSSKAPKTVKRTST; translated from the coding sequence ATGTCAAGTCCCTGTATCTCAGAGCACAACAGCTTCCTGGAGCGTTTCCACCGCTCTATTCTGGACGAACAACTCCGGATCAAAGACCGGGAAAAGTGGTATGACGAGATCACAGAGATGCAGAAGGATCTCGATATTTACCTCGCTCACTACAACACGAAGCGCCCTCACCAAGGGCGCAACATGAATGGAAGAACTCCTTTTGCAGCCTCTAGAGAAGGCATCAGAAAATCGCCTTCCAGTAAGGCTCCAAAAACAGTAAAAAGAACATCTACCTAA
- a CDS encoding metal-dependent hydrolase family protein yields the protein MNKAINAVLSCIGIAATISSGFAHENHSMAPTGKIVHGNHYGPAVRYEHVVIRGAQIFNGHEQELLKADVLISGQLIAKIGPSLKVPEGCFEIKADGYTLIPGLIDAHWHGVYATATIPQLMTTNEGYWNLLTSVAQRDTLYRGFTTVRDAAGPMFDIARATNEGLIIGPRVFPSGPAISQTSGHMDFRMTRDLPTATGHLHSFERENMFYIADGVPEVIKRTRENLMQGATQIKMMAGGGVTSSYDPIHTKQFTLDELKASVEVAKNWGTYVHTHAINDEAVNHSIDAGVACVEHGHMATLDTLKRLKKEGVWLSVQPFLDDEDAPALNDFQKAKYKFVTDGTDFVYTNGKKLGIKFAFGTDTLFSADLAKRQGAQLAKLKKWFTPFEALKMATYDNAQLLKLSGKLTPYPLGPLGVIEEGAYADMILVHGNPLENLDLVSDPDKNFDLIMKDGVIYKYTVKNTDAINSDSP from the coding sequence ATGAATAAAGCAATTAACGCGGTTCTGTCGTGCATTGGCATTGCTGCGACTATCTCAAGTGGCTTCGCCCACGAAAACCACTCTATGGCGCCAACTGGAAAAATCGTACATGGAAATCATTATGGCCCGGCTGTACGATATGAGCATGTCGTGATTCGAGGAGCACAGATCTTTAACGGTCATGAGCAAGAACTCCTGAAGGCGGACGTTCTAATCTCGGGACAGCTGATAGCTAAGATAGGTCCAAGCTTGAAAGTTCCAGAAGGCTGTTTTGAAATCAAGGCAGATGGTTACACGCTCATTCCTGGTCTGATCGACGCTCACTGGCACGGAGTCTATGCGACTGCGACAATTCCTCAACTCATGACAACTAATGAGGGCTACTGGAATCTTCTCACCTCAGTCGCGCAGCGTGATACACTCTACCGAGGCTTCACGACGGTACGTGATGCTGCTGGGCCGATGTTTGATATTGCTCGCGCCACCAATGAAGGGTTGATCATCGGGCCGCGGGTGTTCCCGTCCGGACCTGCCATTTCACAAACGTCGGGGCATATGGATTTCCGCATGACCCGAGATCTTCCTACAGCTACAGGCCACTTGCATTCGTTCGAGAGAGAAAATATGTTCTATATCGCGGATGGAGTACCAGAAGTCATCAAACGTACTCGAGAAAACCTAATGCAGGGTGCTACGCAGATCAAGATGATGGCCGGTGGGGGGGTGACCTCGTCCTACGATCCTATCCATACGAAGCAATTTACGCTGGATGAACTGAAGGCATCTGTCGAAGTTGCTAAAAACTGGGGAACCTATGTACACACCCATGCTATCAATGATGAAGCTGTAAATCACTCGATTGATGCGGGTGTCGCATGCGTTGAGCACGGCCACATGGCCACCTTGGATACTCTCAAGCGTCTGAAGAAAGAAGGCGTTTGGCTCAGTGTGCAGCCCTTCCTCGACGACGAAGATGCGCCAGCTCTGAATGATTTTCAGAAAGCCAAATACAAGTTTGTCACCGATGGCACGGATTTCGTTTATACGAACGGAAAGAAGTTGGGCATTAAGTTCGCTTTCGGCACAGATACACTCTTCAGTGCTGATCTGGCCAAACGACAGGGAGCTCAGTTGGCAAAGTTGAAAAAATGGTTCACACCGTTCGAGGCCTTGAAAATGGCAACCTACGACAATGCCCAATTATTGAAACTTTCAGGTAAGCTTACACCATACCCATTAGGGCCTCTCGGAGTAATCGAGGAAGGAGCTTACGCTGACATGATTCTTGTCCATGGTAATCCACTCGAGAATCTGGACCTCGTGAGTGATCCAGACAAAAACTTTGACCTAATCATGAAAGACGGCGTGATCTACAAGTACACAGTTAAAAATACTGACGCTATAAACAGTGACTCTCCTTGA